Proteins co-encoded in one Ictalurus punctatus breed USDA103 chromosome 18, Coco_2.0, whole genome shotgun sequence genomic window:
- the LOC124629151 gene encoding olfactory receptor 5AC2-like, which yields MQNETLSVTTFILDGFLVMDKQKHLFFIIFLLLYAAIFILNSLLIAIIYFERTLHNPMYIFICNLSCNGIFGSTSLIPHLLYNLTTDGHQISLTCCLIQIFCLHTYNIIELFILAFMSYDRYVAICYPLHYHVMMSTKKLQIFIFFAWAYPFATFLAYESLTIRLTFCREIIDKTHCVNFELIRQSCTDITIHSIIGLVTMAIFMIPQVLMILFSYVQILRVCIYSSKESQTKAIQTCTPHLLAILNYFVGIFFEIIQSRLNPRYLPYDFRTFMSLYFMIFPPLLNPIIYGISGQVIKKHIKKLFCVKNMALRN from the coding sequence ATGCAAAATGAAACATTGAGTGTTACCACATTCATTTTGGATGGCTTCCTTGTAATGGACAAGCAGAAGCAtttgttctttattatttttctcctaCTCTATGCTGCAATTTTTATACTGAACTCACTTCTGATTGCCATtatctattttgaaagaacattgCATAATCCAATGTATATCTTTATTTGCAATCTGTCATGTAATGGCATCTTTGGCAGCACAAGTTTGATTCCTCATCTGTTATATAATCTTACTACTGACGGGCATCAGATATCTTTAACATGTTGTCTCATACAAATCTTCTGTTTACACACTTATAATATTATCGAGTTATTTATATTGGCCTTTATGAGCTATGACCGTTATGTTGCAATTTGTTACCCACTTCACTATCATGTTATGATGTCAACAAAAAAGCTtcagatatttatattttttgcatGGGCTTATCCATTTGCTACTTTTCTGGCATATGAGTCACTTACAATACGCTTAACCTTTTGCAGAGAAATTATAGATAAGACTCACTGTGTAAATTTTGAACTCATAAGGCAATCTTGCACAGACATCACTATACACAGCATAATTGGACTTGTTACCATGGCTATTTTCATGATTCCACaggttttaatgattttattttcttatgtACAGATTTTACGTGTTTGCATATATTCTTCTAAAGAATCTCAAACCAAAGCCATCCAAACATGTACCCCTCACCTTCTTGctattttgaattattttgttGGAATCTTTTTTGAAATAATACAAAGTCGGCTAAATCCACGTTATTTGCCATATGATTTCCGGACTTTCatgtctttatattttatgatatttCCTCCTCTGCTCAATCCAATTATCTATGGGATAAGTGGCCAGGTAATAAAGAAACATATTAAGAAATTGTTCTGTGTTAAAAACATGGCTTTAAGAAATTAA